ACAAGGTCTGTGATACCTGGGAGACTGAAAGAGCATAAAAGCAGTTTAAAGGTGACCCTGTTCAGAAGACAACAACATAGCAGGCTCATAGAACAAAGTCTAAACAGACtttttatttaggaaaaaaaagactaataAGGTACTGACAATAGTAATTGAATGTGGGCCAATAATACATAAACTTACATAAATTATGTTATATTTCCATGATAAAAGACAGTATTACTCTTaaaatgaaatgggaaaaaaaatgcatggatTACAGGGCTCGGTAATGCTGCCTTTTAAGTTGTCCAAGTGACTAATAAACCTATTCCAGTGAGTAGGGAGAGTGGAATTTGACCCTACATGTCTCTCATTTAGGTACAACCTACTTTCTAGAGTTTGCTGAAGTTCATGGATAGTACTCAGAAGAACATGAAACTGTTTTCGTCTCAATTCCAGCTAGAAtgacaaaaaacaacacaaagtAAATATTAGCAAATTAAGTGTACATATTCCCAAATATTTTATTGTCGATTATTTTGTAATTGAGATGAATAAATTGTATAGCAAAATAAAACTGTACCTTATCTTCAACATTTTCTTTAATGTGAGAAAGGTGTTGAAGTTCTTTTCCTAAAGCTTCTAGCTGCCTGTGCAGAAATTAAAAGTCATAGTATAAACAGTGCTTTAACTCTAATTATGCAATCATTTTGCCAATTATTGAAAAATAATTCAACTTGAGCAAAACTACAGAAAGTGAACTGCAGAATAGCTCCTATAATTGCACAATTACAAATGTATCTAGTATACTAAATAAAAATGACATTTGTGTAAAGCTCTTTCTAATGCAGGGATTAAGCTGTTATATTATATTCATGTATTACAGAAACCAAAGCCATTCAAAAACAAACCAATCCACTCGGTTGGGATGGAATCGTATACTAAGAATATGGTCTGTAAGAGCTCACTCTTGCTGTCCAACATGTTAGCAATCATTTACCAAATTATACAAAGGAAGTGCCAGAAGCAGGCTAAAGAAGATCCCAATGGTATTGTCACAAGCTTCACTCATTCACCCACCCCTTTTTGTTACAGGAGCAGTAACAGAGCAGTGCTTCAGGAGCAACCTGAGTGTTCCAGACAAGAATAAAGGAGTGGCCAGAGTGGATCAGACCAGAGGTCCATCCCATCTCTGAAAGTGGTTAAAACCAGATGCTTCAGTGGATGGCTACAGAAGCTTGCAGCAGATGCACAGTAATATTCCCTCATGTGGGCGGCAGGGTGAAACCTGACAGAAATTGACTTAAGCTCAAAAACACAATATTTAGTGCCCGTGGCAAAAGTATATTGTCATGGGCAGCATTTTATATCCTTGACACATTTAAATACCCATTTCCTTCCTGAATCCTGTTAAGTTCTTGGCCCTGACAACCTTCTCTAGCAAATGAGTTCCATAGCTTAACTAGATACATGAAGTTCAGTTTACTTACTTACGTTCCTAATTTGCTTAACTGCTTAATCATATGGTGACAGACTCATTTTTCTGCCCAGTGTTTACACTGCAACAAAAATTGTTAACTGTGTATAAGTCAAGTGTGCAGCACCATTCAGCCCCATTTTCTGATCTGTAAAATGGCTGTGCTCTCCAACCTTGGAACAACTAGAGGCCTTGGAAAATAACTGCATCTAGTCCATTTTAGAGCTGCTGTTAAAAGCCTTGCAAATGACAGCACCAGTCAGTTTGGGGGCTACTAACAGCTCAGCACTGACTGCAGTTGAGACGGGTTATTTTCTACCTAACCAGCATTGTTTGCATTAGGTTTGGGAAAATCCATAGTCTTTAAATTTTTTGTTACTTTCTAATTCTCTGGGACAGTAGCTATTAATAACAGATTACCAGTTTTGTCAGCTCAAGTCCGAAATAGCTAAGATACTGCTTCTAAATTCTTTGATGTTTAGTATGTGGGCCTGGTGATTTACTGCATTTTAAACTAAACACTTGCTCCAGCACTGCATCTGTCATCTCAATCCGAAAAATTCTCGTCTTTGTAAATAGAAAAGAATAAACCTAAGATGGACATCACCCTCAACATTCTTGCTCGTGAAGACAGGCACAAATATAATTTAGCTTTTCAGCAATGACTGTGTCTTTCTGAATTGCTTCCCTTAATCTTTGGTGAGCCAGCAGGCAGACTGATTTCTCCACACACCTGGCTTCCAGGTTGTGATATTCTTTGAAACGTTTCTTTTACATCTTTAGCTATTTATTCTTCTATCTCTTCTCATGTCTCTCTTTCTTAATGCCTGCTGTAATTCCTTTTAAGGCAGCCTGGGGCCAGCCAGTCCTGTTCAGCTGAAGACCTCTAAGGGGCTCAGGTGGGAATAAGCAGAAGAGAGGTTGGCCTGAAACAGGCAGGTTAAAGCACAGAATGAAAGGCCTTTGGACCCCTACAAGTTGCCTTAGCAGGGAGAAAGCTTTGTTTTGTGCGACTTTGCAAGTGTTTGGTGGCAGAAACAGTGTTTGTAGGCCTGGAAGAGATCTAGGCCTGGTGCTTAATCGTTCCTGGACTGTGGAAAGAGGGCAGCAGCCCACACTCCTGCTCACTGGTTTTACCATGGAAAGATCTCTGCTTAGCCTGACCAGGTCCTAAAATGTTATTATTACGCTTTGCCAGCTGGCTTCCTTTCTCCTCAGCACTATGCGTGTCTTGGAAGAGTCTCTTATTGTCCTTAGTAATATCCAAGCTACATCTAGAGATTTTATTTCTTACACAAGGGTCTTTTTGAACAACCTTCTTTTACTGAAGCCCTCCTTTGTAACATTTAGTGTCACCTCTTGGTATTCTGCTTGCTCTTTGGGTGTTGAAACTAACTATGCTATGGTCACTGTTAGTTAACAGCTCAGTTACTGTTACTTCTTGACTAGGCTCCTGTGTGATACTTATGACTAAGTCAATAATAGCCTCTCTTCTGGTGTGCTAAAGAACAGGCTGTTCCAAGAAAGAGTTTTTAAGTGATTCATTGAGAAATTATTTCTCTGAGATTTGTCCCATTGTGCCATATGACTAATGAATGTATATGACCGTAAGCCTCCCACACAATAAGCCCTCATATTTTTTTCTGGCAGGTTTTCATTACCCTTTTCCAATGAATAAGAACAACTTAAAAAGAGTAACACTTCGCAATCTGACTGGCTGTTGTGACAGCCAGGCCTCTCAAACCTGACTCAAATGTGGTCTTTTTTGGGTGTTGGATCTGACCCACTGGCAATCTCTGAAAGCTCTCCTCAAAAATTGAAGAGCAAGGATGGCCTTGAAGTTAAAGCAGTGAGTAGACTGGGATTTTTGCTGATCTTGGTCCAATCTGCACATCTGCTATACACTTCTATGCACCATTAGCTTAAGAAAAGTTGGTGAAGGCTACATATTTAGACCCTTCTaactctcttttttaaaaaaatctttcattttagCACTGTCCTAGTTTTCCATCTGCAAAACAGGGATAATCATCTCCTTTCATAGCCTTACACTGTTTCCCTTTATTTAGTTTGTAAATTGTACAGGATGAGGACTCTCTTCCTGTGCATTTGTACACTGCCTAGCAAAATGGGGTATAGCTTTAGTTCAGGCTTTGAATCCTAAGTCAAAAAATTGGAGGAGGAAACAAAGTAAAGGAAAGGGCAGAAAATTAAAACGTGTTGCTGCTATTTATAACTTTGCTAAGGAAACCTTTGCTCTGCTGCATTACGAAAGTAAATTTAACTGGCTCCTTTGTAAGAAGCAGGCATGATGCCTTGGTGGTTCTAGTTGATAATCAGTTAGCTAATTTGAAAAACCAAAGCTACTTCTGACAACTACGGAGTTTTCAATTGATAAATGGCATGTGCTTATTAGTTAAGCAGAAAATATAAATGTTGCACATAATTATCATTTCACACATTAGGATATATGTTAATTCATAAACTGACCAGCTAGATTCTGCAGTAAGTATCTAATCTAAATACTGAGGACCTATTAAATTCTGCCACGAGATACACATGCACTTCTCTTTGTTGATTTGGACTTGTATTTTATGTACaatctgagagcagaatttgtcATATGAAAATGCATGATTTGAGTCTGAACAACAGAAAACATTATGTTCATCTCATTTTGTCCAATACTTACTTTAATGTTTCATGCCTGTCTGGATGGTGCTGTATTACTTTGGCCAATGCAtcatattctgaaaaaaaaaaatccaggcaaaacatttttaaaaggttacTTGCTATAGCAATTGTGAAAGCATAGATTTGTTAACCCAAAATCACAGATAATGGAATACTAGTAACATGAATCCCTCCTACTTCCTGGAAAGACTTATTTTTAGGCTTCCTACTACGTGCAGCACAATCCCAGATGCTTAACTCTGCGGTAGTTACATGTGCCAAAGGAGATTTTAAAAACTCTTCATGGTAGGCCTGATCTACTCAACAGGACTACTCCAAAAAGAAAGCATCCTGCTCAGTATGAAATGTTGGTAGGATTGACCTCTTAAATGCAAAATTTGATGGCTTGTATATTCTGGAAAGTTTTCAATACTATGTGACTATATTGCATTTTATCTGTAAACACAGTTTACTACTTCTTCTCTCATATACTTCActtccccctctatgcatcaTTAATATGGTGGAGCCACACAACTGCTTTATCGTACACAGTTTACTGTATACATTTCCTATGATTACCATCTAGATGACTTGCCCCAATCAGTTACTAAGACTTTAGAAATAACGACATGATCCTGAGAAATAGGGTGATCCTGTAATTAGTTTATGCGCAAAGGTCACAGGTTTAGTCAGGGACATGGGTATGGGTGATGTGACTTTGCCATTTCCTGGCTTCAATGGTTGCATCTGTGCCAGGTATCTACCTCACATGGAAACCTTTGTGTACTGAATGTAGTTTCCCCCAAGAACTAGAGAGAATATGGCACATGCAATGTTATGGTATACAGACCTAAAtggaaatgtttaaaataaattagcAGTGAAATGATAAGCAGACTCCTTTTTATGAGAGATGATAAAATGCACAATTTGGAACTCCCTCAAAGTGGATTGCCAACACCTGTAGTTTTGCAGGGAAAGTAAGTGCCTTGTTGCTGGCTGCGTGCAAAAGGCTCTGAAAAGCTCCCAGGCAACTTCCTGAAGTAcgtgctttaaaaaataatgaaacaacaATTTATGCTGAGGACTTCTTGCCATACCCTTGATTGCTTATGTTGTAGTAGCACAACCTAGTGGTGACACCATTAGTTCTCTTTGtggctttttaatttttcaggTGACTTACTTGGCTACTTATGTTTCTTCCTCATTATAAATTAGTGTTAGTTATTATTAGCTATCTTTTTTCAGTTTTAGAAATTCTATTTGTTATTGTAAGCTGCCTTGAGCCTTTGTTGAGGGCCACCTATAAtcacaaataaattaataatagaaTTGATTCAGCAGTAGCGTTCTGAACTGCCATGCAGGAGATCAACACTGCTACGTAGAGTGATTGTTTGGGTCTTGTTCTTTTCTACCACTGCTTTTTCCTGGTCGGGCAGAGAAATGTCTGGAAGGGAATGTGACTTTTGTTGCTCGCCCATAAACCTCCTCTTCGATTAGGCACAGCACAAACTAGCTCTGAAGAGAACCTTGTGCAGTTCTCGCAGGCGGGACTGAGAGGGGGAGGGCCAGCTGTGTTCACAGAGCACTGGCACATTAGAATATATTTTTGCATCCAAGTGGGATTCCCAGTTTTCCCTACCCTCCAACATCTGGGCATTATGAATTTCGAAGTGCCTGTCCTGGAAAATGTAATTCAGAAATACAAACTCGATTTCTTTTTTCATACTGATAAAACATGATCACAAAGCCAATTATTGCTTTTCTACTGTTTCTGACCGTAGACTTCCTTTGAAAACAGCAGCTTGATAATTTGCCTTAAGTTGAAGCATGACACTTAAAGTCCACCTTCAAAACAACAAAATGTTGATATTAATTGTAGGCTTGCTTCTCCAAATTCCTTTTCAGTCTATGTTCAATTTTAGCATGgtttgaaaagaaaaggaattaaGGTCATGATTCTGCAAAGATAATTAAAAAATGCACTCAGTGGGCACTTAGCAAATTTGGGAGGAGTATTTAATTCCCAGCTCTGTAAGTGTTTACATGCATGCTTAGTTTTACATTCCGAGTAGCTTCGTATTAACAGGATTGCTCATCGTATGTATGTAGTTTAAACATTAGACTTCAAGGCAGAACTGTGGCCTGAGTACTCATCCCAAATTGTCTTGGTCATCACTGAGGGCCTTTTCCTAGCTGTAACTGAAACAACATTATATGAATGACATCCAGAAAATGATCACATGAGAAATGGTATTTGTTCTCTTGAAGATGGCTAACATATTTGCTTGTACTTGGGCTGGAAACAAGTGTGACAATTTTAAAACTAAAGTTGTACTGGTCTGAAAGGCCCTGTAGAGCCAAAAGTCTACTTAAGCCTACCCTCCTTTTAGACATAGCTTCGTATGATGTAAAATCTTACCCTGGCGATTTTTTCGTATCCTCTTTGCTTGCAGAATCTGCTTTTTGCATTCAGCAATTTTTTCATGCGCTGCAGCTATGctattttcttaaaaagaaagaatATCAAAACGAATTCTGTAATCACATGCATCAAGAAACCAGTTCACTGAATCATAAAAACCTCTCATTAACTACAACATCAGGTAACACTATACTCTCTGATTAGCGCCAAATTTAAACATTTGGTACGGCCAGAAATTTTTAAATAACCTTATTCCtttgcattcctttttttttttttctattttaaataccACACGGATGCTCAGAA
The window above is part of the Alligator mississippiensis isolate rAllMis1 chromosome 12, rAllMis1, whole genome shotgun sequence genome. Proteins encoded here:
- the THOC7 gene encoding THO complex subunit 7 homolog isoform X2; this translates as MLSTLSQCEFSMGKTLLVYDMNLKEMENYEKIYKDIENSIAAAHEKIAECKKQILQAKRIRKNRQEYDALAKVIQHHPDRHETLKQLEALGKELQHLSHIKENVEDKLELRRKQFHVLLSTIHELQQTLENDEKLSEAEESQETQMETETKP